TCGCACAGCAACAACGGGAGATCGATTACGAGTCGGTGTTCATCGAAGGTGAGAAAGACAGCCTGAATTATATGCGGTCGATCTTCGATGACTGGCAGGCCACGGGCATCACTTCGGTATTGCACGAAAAGCGCGGCGGATACGCCAATAACGTCGAAAGCATGCGGGGCCTGGCCGACAAGGCCACGTCGCAGGGTGTGCACATCGAGTCCGGCGTCGCGGTCACCGGCTTCAGGCGCGATGGCGGGGGCGCCGTGAACGCGGTCGAGACTGATCGCGGCGTCATCGAATGTGACTATGTGGTGGTCGGTGTCGGGCCATGGATCAAGAGCATCTGGGAGATGCTGGAACTGCCCAAGGTTATCGACATTAGAGGTCCGGACGGAACACTGCACAAGGACGTACCGATGTGGGTCTTCTGGTCGCTGCAGGAGGGTACTCTGGGCGTCGATCCAGATCTGCAGAAGACCAACGACGGCAATTTTCCGCCGGTGATCCATGTCGACAGCGACGCGACCCTTTATTCCGACAAGGACGGCTCACTCATCACGGACAAACTCTGGGGTATTTATTACAAGCCCGACTTTCACTTCGGCGGCGTGCAGGGTGGGGCGGCGCCTTACAGGATCGAAACCGACCCCGATGACGTAAAGGTCGATCCGTACGGACCCGAATCGCCGGATTACAT
This Gammaproteobacteria bacterium DNA region includes the following protein-coding sequences:
- a CDS encoding FAD-binding oxidoreductase, whose product is AQQQREIDYESVFIEGEKDSLNYMRSIFDDWQATGITSVLHEKRGGYANNVESMRGLADKATSQGVHIESGVAVTGFRRDGGGAVNAVETDRGVIECDYVVVGVGPWIKSIWEMLELPKVIDIRGPDGTLHKDVPMWVFWSLQEGTLGVDPDLQKTNDGNFPPVIHVDSDATLYSDKDGSLITDKLWGIYYKPDFHFGGVQGGAAPYRIETDPDDVKVDPYGPESPDYIVGKNFANMWCSALAHCQKRFEGKLSLFKQEPSGGIGAFTPDNFPVFDVFRENCYVIADSNHGYKMLGVGKLVASEIVGQRSGLLDPFRFSRYAQGKLHPTSHSPFPWS